A window from Fibrobacter sp. UWB11 encodes these proteins:
- a CDS encoding ATP-binding protein: MPNEIFVIRSMADALRNTGYKNIESAMAEIVDNSIQAEAKNVFIVVKETVNPNSGRKNVSEVVFIDNGTGMTDSELGGCLAYGYSSRTDRRGMGRFGVGLPQASMHACPAVDVYSWQNGYENCKKVFLDVEKVREGEQKNIQDPVLESVPREYERYLEYTISSTKEKVSFKSHGTVVIWKNCDKVVPKTVGTLFDKLLFTLGQKFRYFILEECCSIVLIEHDNTSNLKKIMPNDPLMLMPNNLVLGNPEKPGTIDTSHANKKYCVPVFEPYHKPDTKNFDESTNSIKYPVKYIDVKTGEVKESFVYIKFSIVKDVFYAQDAVVTDPGSTEIGKHVKKLEGISVVRANREIDFGQFDFYDNVNEPTHRWWGCEIRFNPELDEAFGVANNKQHVELHYLDPDDYKGKDNEVKPMWLQLYSIIHNTIRAMFDKNKVTRKNSRVKPSTNPPASPTETIINNVEQNNDNDSQSKQAAETKPLEERIEGAKQVLEENGVNNPTDEEIRSYLNNSVNICHKAMRNAPLFDMSYELGTCSVYINMDHPFYKNYLEKPLQEDPDFLTAFELFIASLAKVIDETNVSYKDSNDDLIARWNERLRAYIFEQMHSNLTGK, from the coding sequence ATGCCAAATGAAATTTTCGTTATAAGGTCTATGGCCGATGCGTTGCGCAACACTGGCTACAAGAATATTGAAAGCGCTATGGCTGAAATTGTGGATAATTCCATACAAGCAGAAGCGAAAAATGTTTTCATTGTCGTAAAGGAAACCGTCAATCCAAATTCAGGTCGAAAGAATGTAAGTGAAGTTGTTTTTATTGACAATGGAACTGGCATGACGGACTCCGAATTGGGGGGATGTTTGGCTTATGGTTATTCAAGTAGAACCGACCGAAGGGGAATGGGAAGATTTGGCGTGGGCTTGCCTCAGGCATCTATGCACGCCTGCCCCGCAGTGGATGTTTATTCATGGCAAAATGGGTATGAAAACTGTAAAAAAGTATTTCTTGATGTAGAAAAAGTACGTGAAGGCGAACAGAAAAATATTCAGGACCCTGTCTTAGAAAGCGTTCCGCGCGAATATGAACGCTATTTAGAATACACCATATCAAGTACGAAAGAAAAGGTGTCTTTTAAGTCGCATGGAACTGTTGTTATTTGGAAAAATTGTGATAAAGTCGTTCCCAAAACCGTTGGTACACTTTTTGATAAGCTTTTGTTCACTTTAGGACAGAAATTTAGATATTTCATTCTCGAAGAATGTTGCTCTATTGTGCTCATTGAGCACGACAATACAAGCAATTTAAAAAAGATTATGCCCAACGACCCGTTAATGTTGATGCCGAATAATCTTGTATTAGGAAATCCCGAAAAGCCGGGGACAATCGACACAAGTCACGCTAACAAGAAATATTGTGTTCCAGTTTTTGAGCCCTATCATAAGCCAGATACAAAAAATTTTGATGAATCGACAAATTCCATTAAATATCCAGTTAAATACATTGATGTAAAAACAGGAGAGGTTAAGGAATCATTTGTTTATATAAAATTCTCAATCGTAAAAGATGTTTTTTATGCGCAAGATGCGGTTGTTACGGACCCAGGAAGCACTGAAATTGGTAAACATGTAAAAAAACTCGAAGGAATTTCTGTTGTCAGAGCTAATCGTGAAATAGATTTTGGACAGTTTGATTTTTATGATAATGTTAATGAACCTACTCACCGTTGGTGGGGATGCGAAATAAGATTTAATCCAGAGCTAGACGAAGCGTTTGGCGTTGCAAACAACAAACAACATGTAGAACTTCATTATTTAGACCCTGATGATTATAAAGGAAAAGATAATGAAGTCAAACCTATGTGGCTACAACTTTATTCTATAATTCATAATACTATTCGAGCAATGTTTGACAAGAATAAGGTGACGAGAAAAAATTCAAGGGTTAAACCTTCGACTAATCCGCCAGCTTCGCCTACAGAGACGATTATAAATAATGTTGAACAGAATAATGATAATGATTCTCAATCAAAGCAAGCCGCAGAGACGAAGCCCCTTGAAGAGCGAATTGAAGGCGCCAAACAGGTTCTTGAAGAAAATGGCGTGAACAATCCAACAGATGAGGAAATTCGCTCTTATTTGAACAATTCCGTGAACATTTGTCATAAAGCAATGCGAAATGCTCCCTTGTTTGACATGTCTTACGAATTGGGAACATGTTCTGTGTATATAAACATGGACCATCCTTTTTATAAAAACTATCTGGAAAAACCACTTCAGGAAGACCCTGATTTTCTCACGGCTTTTGAACTGTTTATAGCGTCACTTGCTAAAGTAATCGATGAAACTAATGTTTCTTATAAAGATTCCAATGATGATTTGATTGCTCGATGGAATGAACGCTTGAGAGCGTATATTTTTGAACAAATGCACTCGAATTTGACGGGAAAGTAA
- a CDS encoding phospholipase D-like domain-containing protein, protein MTILFKNQIKERVLEELEQCEDSLQLVSAFCKESVVKFLDDNCRIAVPQKRLLVRFRKSDLISKASDLSLYDYCIEHNWDLYINFSLHAKIFIFDSLRYVIGSSNLTGKGFLFDEGNYEAATFDYLDDDDCQRINNLFASSTLMTPELYEKMKQEMNSVEPSTKIEGAGWSDDIKELVKDELSVLFAEDFPPTEDVRSLYHQPISFLNLQTNQSPDDIKQAFLNSKCFSWLKKILKENNSEMYFGAITACLHDALINEPKPYRRDVKILLQNLLSWINCLNINEVKIDRPGYSQRVRLM, encoded by the coding sequence TTGACTATACTTTTTAAAAATCAAATAAAAGAGCGAGTACTTGAAGAACTTGAACAATGCGAAGACTCTTTGCAATTGGTGTCTGCTTTTTGCAAAGAGTCCGTTGTGAAGTTCTTAGATGATAATTGTAGAATTGCTGTTCCCCAAAAGCGTTTGTTAGTTAGGTTTCGAAAAAGTGATTTGATTTCAAAGGCATCGGATTTGTCGTTGTATGATTATTGTATAGAGCACAATTGGGACTTGTATATCAATTTCAGTCTTCATGCGAAAATATTCATTTTCGATTCTCTTCGTTATGTCATAGGAAGCTCGAATTTAACGGGAAAGGGTTTTCTGTTTGATGAAGGTAATTATGAAGCAGCGACATTCGATTATTTAGATGATGATGACTGTCAGAGAATAAACAATTTGTTTGCTTCTTCGACACTTATGACGCCAGAACTATATGAAAAAATGAAACAAGAAATGAACAGTGTAGAACCGAGCACAAAAATTGAAGGTGCGGGCTGGTCTGACGATATAAAGGAGCTTGTTAAAGATGAATTGTCTGTTTTGTTTGCGGAAGATTTTCCACCAACAGAAGATGTTCGCTCTTTATATCATCAACCTATTTCTTTTTTAAATCTGCAAACTAATCAAAGTCCTGACGATATTAAACAAGCTTTTTTAAACTCCAAATGTTTTTCTTGGCTAAAGAAGATTCTAAAAGAAAACAACTCTGAGATGTATTTTGGTGCTATAACGGCATGCTTACATGATGCATTGATAAATGAACCAAAGCCATACCGTCGAGATGTTAAAATATTACTCCAAAATCTTCTGAGCTGGATAAATTGTTTAAATATCAATGAAGTTAAAATTGACCGTCCTGGTTATTCACAACGGGTACGATTGATGTAA
- a CDS encoding helix-turn-helix transcriptional regulator has protein sequence MNVEKYLDRTNKTASTLADELGLNASSVTAWKKGKATPSYDICQKLLEIGMGIDELFTPELWEAIKTRHAAEFRGEVVLTPEECALIVRNGLRSLRLKDESSEDQQG, from the coding sequence ATGAACGTTGAAAAATACCTTGACAGAACAAACAAAACGGCCAGCACCCTGGCCGACGAACTGGGACTCAACGCCTCAAGCGTCACCGCTTGGAAGAAAGGCAAGGCGACTCCCAGCTACGACATTTGCCAGAAACTACTGGAAATCGGCATGGGAATCGACGAGCTTTTCACTCCTGAACTTTGGGAGGCGATAAAGACTCGTCACGCTGCGGAGTTTCGGGGCGAGGTTGTGCTGACTCCCGAGGAATGCGCTCTAATCGTACGCAACGGGCTTCGCAGTCTGCGTCTAAAAGATGAAAGTTCTGAAGACCAACAAGGGTAA
- the bet gene encoding phage recombination protein Bet, with protein sequence MNNAIATQSNPQQVNDALLLDYLTATTPGLNDHQVKQFLAVSMAFGLNPWKKEVYAVTYNNRDGGKTMSIVTGYEVYLKRAEMNPNYDGYETEWRGEFVRGKSTKSGKNGNYSVDALVPKDGDVSCICRVFRKDRKVPVKCEVFFSEYDQGNSMWQSKPRVMLEKVAIARAFRLAFPVEFGGMPYESAELSPEQGLDPEKEIKIEEAVERAEAPKPEQQPQEHTGDRKAKFIEVCNKMIPAAIKDTLKAYNCRSLEELGLDQIDGFYREAKRVEAGMMQEVEF encoded by the coding sequence ATGAATAACGCAATAGCTACACAATCCAATCCGCAGCAGGTCAACGACGCCCTGCTGCTTGACTACCTCACCGCGACGACGCCGGGTCTCAACGACCACCAGGTCAAGCAGTTCCTCGCGGTTTCCATGGCGTTCGGGCTGAACCCGTGGAAGAAAGAAGTTTATGCCGTCACGTACAACAATCGCGACGGCGGAAAGACGATGAGCATCGTCACGGGGTACGAAGTGTACCTCAAGCGTGCCGAAATGAACCCCAACTACGACGGCTACGAGACGGAATGGCGCGGCGAGTTCGTCAGGGGCAAGTCCACCAAGAGTGGCAAGAACGGCAACTACAGCGTGGATGCGCTGGTTCCCAAGGACGGGGACGTGAGCTGCATCTGCCGCGTTTTCCGCAAGGACAGGAAGGTTCCCGTCAAGTGCGAGGTGTTTTTCAGCGAGTACGACCAGGGCAATTCCATGTGGCAGAGCAAGCCCAGGGTCATGCTTGAGAAGGTCGCGATTGCGCGTGCGTTCCGCCTCGCTTTCCCCGTGGAGTTCGGCGGGATGCCCTATGAGAGCGCGGAGCTTTCGCCGGAACAGGGACTTGACCCTGAAAAGGAAATCAAGATTGAGGAAGCGGTGGAAAGGGCGGAAGCCCCGAAGCCGGAACAGCAGCCGCAGGAACACACGGGCGACCGCAAGGCGAAATTCATCGAGGTGTGCAACAAGATGATTCCCGCCGCGATTAAGGACACGCTCAAGGCGTACAACTGCCGCAGTCTTGAAGAACTGGGCCTTGACCAGATTGACGGATTCTACCGCGAGGCGAAGCGCGTGGAGGCCGGAATGATGCAGGAGGTGGAGTTCTAA
- a CDS encoding tyrosine-type recombinase/integrase — protein sequence MNAARFMPEEIRRKLMPKDRGFDEALPKFLDSVAASKGDDSKTHLAYKYRLKTFKEWLDANGIKTLMRFDAEQATNWAVWLSERYAPKSQHEMVRCTSQFCQWAAKIYDLGDYNPFRDVAFPKVPKRAKAFWTPEQIERILDNAPDPEFRLFWSVMAFAGLRHAEACRFGPSCIQEDGKMRVVGKGDKEAFLPISDRLKAEIKRYGKLKDGMFATARFDHADRCNETLRIAVEAAGYKSDDATNHKWRHSFASNLIRSGVGPKIVQQLMRHEDVRQTLDTYSHLLQDDLEKALNKK from the coding sequence ATGAACGCGGCCAGGTTCATGCCCGAGGAAATCCGCCGCAAGCTCATGCCGAAGGACAGGGGCTTCGACGAGGCGCTCCCGAAGTTCCTGGACTCCGTCGCGGCGTCCAAGGGCGACGACTCCAAGACCCACCTCGCTTACAAGTACCGCCTCAAGACATTCAAGGAATGGCTTGATGCAAACGGCATCAAGACGCTCATGCGCTTCGATGCCGAACAGGCGACGAACTGGGCGGTGTGGCTGTCCGAAAGGTACGCTCCCAAGTCCCAGCACGAAATGGTTCGCTGCACAAGCCAGTTCTGCCAGTGGGCGGCTAAGATTTACGACCTGGGCGACTACAACCCGTTCCGCGACGTGGCGTTCCCCAAGGTTCCGAAACGCGCCAAGGCGTTCTGGACTCCCGAACAGATTGAAAGGATTCTCGACAACGCGCCCGACCCGGAATTTAGACTGTTCTGGTCGGTCATGGCCTTCGCTGGCCTACGTCATGCGGAGGCTTGCCGATTCGGGCCGTCGTGCATCCAAGAGGACGGAAAGATGCGCGTCGTCGGCAAGGGCGACAAGGAAGCGTTCCTCCCTATTAGCGACCGCCTCAAGGCGGAAATCAAACGCTACGGCAAGCTGAAAGACGGCATGTTCGCGACAGCACGTTTCGACCATGCGGACAGGTGCAACGAAACGCTGCGAATTGCAGTGGAAGCCGCGGGATATAAGAGCGACGACGCGACGAACCACAAGTGGCGCCACTCGTTCGCATCCAACCTAATCCGTTCAGGCGTTGGCCCGAAAATCGTTCAGCAGTTGATGCGCCATGAAGACGTGCGCCAGACTTTGGACACCTACAGTCACCTGCTGCAAGATGACCTGGAAAAGGCTCTCAACAAGAAATAA
- a CDS encoding glycogen synthase has translation MNILVVTPEAGNWKVPSPLATAVNCMTSAFANAGSQVVTCSPFYKDHIIDSDKYHCVFKGVEALQNKPFEVWRSDEDPLHTYIYNEEYFGRPYVYGPPHSLPYSDNHLRFAMFASAVLTYCAQSDIQFQAILGHEWGGALVGALCHTVYQEAFHNIPFFFNIHNITYDFHVQPSEIEKIGLPRKDFNMDGYEFWGKVSLLKAGVLYANKVLFPSSGYRDAMLNTNLPGGLSGFLNRNKDKLLGIQFGVNYKFWDFNDEAKLPIKEAKRRAKASLGRQFGMDLSNKLIIYSHMDMESGNASETLATILSDIAKQNALIIVGISPEHPEWNYYQEVSHQYSNYVRVLQFDSEEANNREKLRDTLAASDILFAANLQEPSASIILKAMAAGTLPLTGINVGIASMLTDYTLETAGEANAFLVDDANAPHQMLRRIKDAINVYNTEVADWDKCVVNAYSGFHYEWAKTISKYLLTLGELGL, from the coding sequence ATGAATATACTCGTCGTAACTCCAGAAGCGGGGAACTGGAAGGTACCAAGTCCACTCGCGACCGCAGTGAACTGCATGACATCCGCATTCGCCAATGCCGGATCTCAAGTTGTCACCTGTTCGCCGTTCTACAAAGATCATATTATAGACTCCGACAAGTATCATTGTGTTTTTAAAGGCGTCGAGGCGTTGCAGAACAAGCCGTTCGAAGTATGGCGTTCCGACGAAGACCCGCTCCATACCTATATATATAATGAAGAATATTTCGGGCGCCCCTATGTTTATGGTCCGCCGCACTCCCTCCCCTACAGCGACAACCACCTGAGATTTGCCATGTTCGCCTCGGCAGTGCTCACGTACTGCGCACAAAGCGACATCCAGTTCCAAGCCATCCTCGGTCACGAATGGGGCGGAGCACTCGTCGGCGCTCTCTGCCATACCGTCTATCAAGAGGCATTCCACAACATCCCGTTTTTCTTCAACATCCATAACATTACCTACGACTTCCATGTGCAGCCCAGCGAAATCGAAAAAATCGGTCTCCCGCGCAAGGACTTCAACATGGACGGCTACGAATTCTGGGGCAAGGTCAGTCTCCTCAAGGCTGGCGTTCTGTACGCCAACAAAGTGCTGTTCCCGTCGTCGGGCTACCGCGACGCCATGCTTAACACGAACCTCCCCGGTGGGCTCAGCGGGTTCCTCAACCGCAACAAAGACAAACTCCTCGGTATCCAGTTCGGCGTGAACTACAAGTTCTGGGACTTTAACGACGAAGCAAAGCTCCCCATCAAAGAAGCAAAGCGCAGAGCGAAAGCGAGCCTCGGGCGCCAGTTCGGCATGGATCTTTCGAACAAACTGATTATCTACAGCCACATGGACATGGAATCGGGCAATGCCTCCGAGACGCTTGCGACAATCCTTTCGGACATCGCAAAGCAGAATGCCCTTATTATCGTGGGCATTTCGCCGGAACACCCCGAATGGAACTACTACCAAGAAGTTTCGCACCAGTACAGCAACTACGTCCGCGTCCTCCAGTTCGACTCCGAAGAAGCGAACAACAGAGAAAAATTGCGCGACACGCTCGCCGCTTCTGACATTTTATTCGCAGCGAACCTGCAGGAGCCGTCCGCCTCGATTATCCTCAAGGCCATGGCCGCCGGTACGCTCCCGCTCACCGGAATAAACGTTGGCATAGCAAGCATGCTCACCGACTACACCCTCGAGACCGCCGGCGAAGCAAACGCATTCCTCGTTGACGACGCAAACGCACCGCACCAGATGTTACGTCGTATAAAAGACGCCATCAATGTGTACAACACGGAAGTCGCCGATTGGGACAAATGCGTAGTGAACGCCTACAGCGGGTTCCATTACGAATGGGCGAAGACAATTTCAAAATATTTACTAACTTTGGGTGAGTTGGGGCTTTAG
- a CDS encoding outer membrane lipoprotein carrier protein LolA — MKFSPRFFVLLSLALVQGVFALTADQVLDKSKAWFKSGKAWSLNFRAQMFQVDSPDVNTQSGTLVVAEGDKFKLDLLGIKFYSDGESLWQWNVEQKQVLIKAVEDLSSSLHPSELLFKYLNCKALEMSEGEFAGKKLWVLKLDPAKYAGQFTKMEVWLSKTDYSPVRLFTEDPSGNATWYGILDMKVVKKISNDDFKYKPVAGVDEIDMR, encoded by the coding sequence ATGAAATTCTCCCCCCGTTTTTTTGTTCTTTTGTCGCTTGCCTTAGTGCAAGGTGTTTTTGCGTTGACCGCGGACCAGGTTTTAGACAAGTCCAAGGCTTGGTTCAAGTCGGGCAAGGCCTGGAGCCTCAATTTTAGGGCGCAGATGTTTCAAGTGGATTCCCCGGATGTGAATACGCAATCGGGAACGCTTGTTGTCGCCGAAGGGGACAAGTTCAAGCTTGACCTTCTGGGAATCAAGTTTTACAGCGATGGCGAAAGCCTTTGGCAGTGGAATGTTGAACAAAAGCAAGTTCTTATAAAGGCTGTGGAAGACTTGTCGAGTTCGCTCCATCCGTCGGAACTGTTGTTCAAATATCTGAACTGCAAGGCGCTCGAAATGAGCGAAGGCGAATTTGCCGGAAAAAAGCTTTGGGTGCTAAAACTCGACCCTGCAAAGTATGCGGGGCAGTTTACCAAGATGGAAGTTTGGCTATCGAAAACGGATTATTCGCCGGTGAGACTTTTTACGGAAGACCCGTCGGGTAATGCCACGTGGTATGGCATTCTGGACATGAAGGTGGTCAAGAAAATTTCTAATGATGATTTCAAGTACAAGCCTGTTGCAGGTGTTGACGAAATCGATATGAGGTAA
- a CDS encoding DNA replication/repair protein RecF encodes MISKVFISKVRSLESMDCNFDAGINVICGPNGCGKTTILESIHLLAQGFSFRSRDLRELITWKNNELILRGEFEDEGRSRTRALRVHSRGSEVRENGESLKSPTAFFGTCPAVIMQPSDIELLRGGPDVRRHWLDEILCYRSSANAQVLRRYKRVLQQRNKWLKEFKQNGAAVGGEDLFRVLTQQLIDLGAKLWAARIMLSKEVSEIITRYYRKLSGGVDEITCAYKSSILKSLDALDVADSMTDEMMDEIPADATSADAGLQNAAESGVGIACGECAECSGNVAEDDADGSDDAPSEEMLRNAFSRKLADLEFVERLQGMTMAGPHRDDLALCASGYEMRSVGSQGQCRSAAVAMRFAAVDVASRYLTKPILLLDDIFAELDVNRRDAVASLIREKQCQVVIATPQAEDLPFKADAMFELKI; translated from the coding sequence TTGATTTCTAAGGTGTTCATTTCGAAGGTGCGCAGTCTGGAATCGATGGACTGCAACTTCGATGCTGGCATAAATGTAATTTGTGGGCCTAATGGTTGCGGCAAGACGACGATTTTGGAATCGATTCACTTGCTGGCTCAAGGCTTTTCGTTCCGGTCGCGAGACTTGCGCGAACTTATCACGTGGAAAAATAATGAACTGATTTTGCGTGGCGAGTTTGAAGATGAAGGTCGTTCGAGAACGCGCGCATTGCGTGTTCACTCGCGAGGGAGTGAAGTGCGTGAAAACGGCGAATCGCTAAAGTCTCCGACAGCGTTTTTTGGAACATGTCCGGCAGTGATTATGCAGCCTTCGGATATTGAACTTTTGCGCGGCGGGCCGGATGTGCGCAGGCATTGGCTCGATGAAATTCTCTGTTACCGTTCATCGGCAAATGCGCAAGTGTTGCGCCGCTATAAGCGCGTGTTGCAACAACGTAATAAGTGGCTCAAGGAGTTTAAGCAAAACGGTGCTGCTGTTGGTGGCGAGGATTTGTTCCGCGTTTTGACGCAACAACTGATTGATCTTGGCGCTAAACTTTGGGCGGCGCGCATTATGCTCTCCAAAGAAGTTTCCGAGATTATTACGCGGTATTACCGCAAACTTTCGGGCGGTGTGGATGAAATCACTTGTGCGTACAAGAGTTCGATTCTCAAGTCGCTAGATGCGCTTGATGTTGCGGATTCAATGACGGACGAGATGATGGATGAAATCCCGGCGGATGCGACGAGCGCTGATGCGGGATTGCAGAATGCTGCTGAAAGCGGTGTTGGAATTGCTTGCGGGGAATGCGCGGAATGTTCTGGAAATGTCGCCGAGGATGATGCCGATGGCTCAGATGATGCGCCTAGTGAAGAAATGCTGCGTAATGCGTTTTCGCGTAAGCTTGCGGACTTGGAATTCGTGGAACGCTTGCAGGGCATGACGATGGCTGGCCCGCATCGTGATGATTTGGCTCTTTGCGCTTCGGGTTACGAGATGCGTTCTGTCGGATCGCAAGGGCAGTGCCGCTCGGCTGCGGTTGCCATGCGCTTTGCCGCGGTAGATGTGGCTTCGCGCTACCTGACAAAACCGATTTTGCTGTTGGACGATATCTTTGCAGAGCTTGACGTAAACCGCCGTGATGCGGTGGCATCGCTCATTCGCGAAAAACAATGCCAGGTGGTGATTGCTACGCCGCAGGCGGAAGATCTGCCGTTTAAAGCGGATGCAATGTTTGAGTTGAAAATTTAA
- the mscL gene encoding large-conductance mechanosensitive channel protein MscL, producing MGLKNKAASLIEEFKAFAFKGNIVDMAIGIIIGAAFGKIVNSFVNDIVMPLVTAVIAKCGGQNAGEGIKTLVYTTSEGIAIPYGTFIGEVLNFLIVAFAVFLMMKKFLGFMQNMRKKKAEEAAAAPAAPPAPSAEEKLLTEIRDLLKNK from the coding sequence ATGGGTCTGAAAAACAAAGCAGCTTCACTCATTGAAGAATTCAAAGCATTCGCTTTCAAAGGCAACATCGTCGACATGGCCATCGGTATCATCATCGGTGCCGCCTTCGGTAAAATCGTCAACTCTTTCGTGAACGACATCGTAATGCCGCTCGTCACAGCAGTCATTGCAAAGTGCGGTGGCCAGAACGCCGGCGAAGGAATCAAGACCCTCGTTTACACAACCTCCGAAGGCATCGCCATTCCGTACGGCACGTTCATCGGTGAAGTCCTCAACTTCCTCATTGTCGCATTCGCCGTGTTCCTCATGATGAAGAAGTTCCTCGGCTTTATGCAGAACATGCGCAAGAAGAAAGCTGAAGAAGCAGCCGCAGCTCCGGCAGCACCTCCGGCACCGAGCGCCGAAGAAAAGCTCCTCACCGAAATTCGCGACCTCTTGAAGAATAAGTAG